The following DNA comes from Ignavibacteriales bacterium.
GGTCCGAAGGACTCCTTCGGAGGGTCCCGATTTTTCGGGACTAAATTTATCTTTAGTTATTAGATATTTTTATTTCTTGTGAAAATTTTTTGCGCAATAAATTCAATTGATTTTTTACAGAAGCATCATAAACAGTATCTTCGATGCGGACGATGAAACCTCCGATCAAATTCGGATCTACATGATAATTGGCTGAAATCTTTTTGTTAGTCTTCTTTTCAAGATCACCGACCATTTTTTGTTTTATCTGATCATTCAAATCAATTGCAGATACAACTTTTGCTTTTACAACTCCGTTCTTCTTATCCACCAAGACAAGAAATTCTTTGAAAATATCAAAGAGAATATCTTCCCGGTTCTTTTCAACTACAAAATTGATAAAGCTCTGTGTTTCACCATTAATTTTATTTTGGAATATTTTTTCCAACAAAGCTTTCTTATCGGTCGATTTTACAACCGGACTTTTCAACACAGCCCGAAGTTCTTTTGATGCATTAAATGTATTAAAGATAAGGTCAGCATCATCAGAAATTTTTTGGAAAATATTCTTCTCTACTGCAAGAAGCATTAAAGAATTCGCGTAACGATATGAAATTCGGAAAACACTCATTTTAGTTTTTCAAGTCATCCAAATATTTGTTAACCAACTTTACTTGTTTATCTTTATCGAGAGTTTCTCTAATTATCTTTTCGGCAGCATTGACGGCAATATCCGCTACCTGTCCTTTAAGGTTGTTAAAGGCTTCGCTGTTTTTTCGTTCGATTTCGCCTGTTGCGTCTAATATCATTTTTCTTGCTTGGGCTTTACTCTCTTCAAGAATTTGAACTTTCAATTTTTCAGCCATCTCTCTGCCTTGTTCAATTATTTTATTGGCATCGTCTTCGGCTTTAGAAAGATTAACTTTATTCTCAGCCAGCAACTTCTCAGCATCTTTCTGAGCTTTATCGGCTTTCTCAAGAGAATCTTTAATAAAATTTTCTCTTTCGCTCAAGGAATTGAGAATTGGTTTCCATGCAATCTTTTTTAAGATCAGCAGAAGTAAGACGAACGTTACAACAGTCCATAATATTACGCCGGGATTTACATCCAGGGGACTGCCGCTTTTTTCACCGCCTTCAGAAAAGATAAACAACAACAAAAAACTAATTGTATTCATTTCTATTCCTGTTTTCGAAAAAGAATTTTAATTCTTACTTAAGTGCCAAAAGAATACAGATAACGAGCGCGAAAAGAGAAATACCTTCAATAAGAGCTGCTGCAATAATCATTGATGTTCTGATATCGCCGGCTGCTTCAGGCTGACGTCCGCTTGCTTCCATAGCTGAGCTCGCTAATTTTCCAATACCGAATGCACCACCGATAACCGTTAATGCTGCGCCGAAACCGGCTGCTAAATATGCAAATTCCATTTAATTCCTCCTGTTATATTCTGTTAATTAAAATTAATGTTCTTGATGAACCGCCATCCCGATAAATAACGACGACAGCATTGTAAAAATATATGCTTGAATCAGTGCAACTAAAATCTCAAGGAAAAAGATAAACAATGTAAAAGAAACCGAAACCGGTGCTACAAAATATGTATGAAGAATAAATATCAATCCTAAGAGCGATAAAATAACAATATGTCCGGCTGTCATATTCGCAAAAAGACGAACAGCTAATGCAAAGGGTTTTGTAAATAAACCTAATAATTCAACGGGTATCATAATCGGCAGCAGCCAAATCGGAATTCCATGAGGGACTAATCCTTTCAAATATCCGAAGACTCCGTTTTTCATCATTCCGCCGGCTTGAATAACAACAAAAGAAATTACAGCAAGTGTTGCTGTTACCGCAATATTGCTTGTTGCAGTTGAACCGTACGGAATTAGTCCGAGAAAATTACATGTCAATATGAAGAAGAACACTGTTAACAAATAAGGTAAAAATCTTTCGTAACCTTTGCCGATTGTCGGTTTAACAATTTCATCGCGGACAAAAACAATCAATACTTCCGTTAAGTTTGTTACACCTCGCGGAACAAGAGATTTTTTATATGTCTTTGCTACATAGAAGAAAGTAACAACTAAAATTACAAATGCCAGCCACATGAAGAAAACATGTTTAGTAATCGAAATATCAATACCGAACAAATGAATTTCCGGCAGATGAACAATACCAAAAGGAGTAAAATCAAGTTCTCTAGAATCAAGAACGTGATGCATTATCCAGCCTGTGTCCTGTTTCTCTCTCACTTCTAGTGCTGTTTTGATAGTATCAGCAACTGTATTAGGATTATAAACCCACATATTCCACGCAAATTTTGTGTTTTATCGTCTCTCTAAACCACGCCTGACGATAGCGATTTCAAAAATTAAAAAGAAAGTATACCAAATAAAGAGTGCAAATATAAACCCAAGTAGGTCAACTTTCAAGAATTTTATGCTTATAAATACAAGAACAAGCATAAGCAAGAGACGAACTCCCATACCACCCAATGTGAACAAAAGGAAGATTTTGTTTGATTTTTTGATCGAATACACATATGCGGAAGTAAATACAACAAAATTAACAACTGTAATGAGTAATGCGTTAAGAATAGAATAACCTAAAAGCGGGGCGATTATTTCAAAAAAAATCAAAAAAAGAAGAATGATTGCGGCTGCAATTGAAATTAGAAGAGCTATTCTACTTTTTTCTATCAATTTTTTTCTTCTGATTTAATTGCAGAACTGTATGAATAAAATTATAAATACCGGCAAATCCGCCGATGAATGAACAGATTAAAATCATTAGAGGAGTAGAATTAAATTTTTCATCAAGCCATCTACCAAGAAAAAACATGAAGATTATAGATGCAGCTAATTGTGTACCTAATCCAAGATAAGGTCCTACATTTTTAAATGACTGACTAATCTTCTCTGTAGATTTTTGTTCTATGCTCATTCCTCTTTTGGTTCAGAAGAGACACCGTTATTCATACTGCTGAATCCTTCAAAGTGAGCGCCTTCTTCTATAATTAAAAATTTCGTTATCAAATCGCCTTTCAAATAAGCTTTAGATTCCAGTTTTAGTTTTTCCAATGAATTGATTTTGCCCAAAACTTTTCCGCTCATAGTAATATTTTTAGCTTTTACCTCGCCGTAAATTTCACTTACGTCTCCAATTGTTAAATTACCACTCACTGAAATATTGCCTTTGATACTTCCGTCAATTCTTACATTACCATCGCTGTAAAGATTTCCATCAATTTTTACTCCGCTGCTAATTATGCTAACATCTTCTGTAATTGAATCTCTTTTATTTGCCATTTAATGCTCTCCTACTTTAATAATATTTTTTGAGGATCCACCGGTTTACCATTCTGCCAAATTTCGAAATGAAGATGTGGTCCGGTTGTATTTTTGCCTGAATCTCCGCTTAGAGCTATTAATTCTCCTTGAGAAACATAATCGCGTACCTTTTTAAGTAATGATGAACAATGTCTATAAATTGAGATATAATTTTGATCATGTTGAATAATTATTGTATACCCGCCGGAAATTGTGTAATCGGAAAATGTTATTAGACCGCCGGCAGATGCGTAAACAGGATTGCCGGATTTCAATCCATAGTCAATTCCCATATGTCCCTTATCCGGCATAAACTCAGTCGTAATAATACCGTTTACGGGCTCAATAAAAATTAATGGGTTTGATTTTTCAGCGACTTGAAAAATTTTATTCATCAAATCGTTAAATGCAGAAAAAATATCTCCGCCAATTTTGATCTTTTTATTAATCGGCTTACGAAGCGAATCATACAAAGCATCGTTACTTTTTACGGAATCTTTTTGTGCCAGCATCATTGCGAATTTCATCCGCTCGTTAGTGGACGCAATATTTTGAAGCTGAGCAGTTAGAGTCTCAACACTATTTTGCAATAGTTGAATCTTTTCCCGCTGTGTTTTCAATTCGTTATTATCAATCACAAATAAAAAATCTTTTAATGGGGTTATAGAAAGAATAAAGATCAAAACAAGCCATGATAATATTGTATAAACCCCTAGATAAGCAACCAGTCGGATAATGCTGTATTTGTATCTTTGAGTAGTAATGATTGGAAGATTAGGAGTTATGTGAAATGAAGAATTTCTAAGATTCTCCAGATTAAACCATTTCATTTATTTTCCTCGATGGTGTGCAAATATATGAATTTACAGGTACTTATTCTTAATGAAGGATAAATTCTTTTATAGAAGCGATTAAAACATCGGGCAAAAGTTTTTTCCCGCAGTCGAATGTTTTTATTGGGCATTCCATATGTCCATGAATTCCACATGGTTTGCAGTCTAGGCCATCGAGTGAAAGTGATTTACTTTTTCGATTATAAGGATAAAAACCAAATTCTGGTACGGTAGAACAATAAATTGTTATGGTTGGGATGTCCGCTATCATGCCAAGATGGGTCGGCGCACTATCGTTAGATATAAGGAGAGCGCATTTTTTAAGCAATGCAATTGATTCTATTACAGTTAATTTTCCCGCTAATGAATGAACACCAGCCTTATAATTATTAGCCAAATTATTACAAAGTCGTTTATCGGCACTTCCGCCAACAAGATATACATCATAATTTTGATTGACTAAATAATTAATAGCATCTAAAAAATATTCTTGCGGGTAGATTTTAGTTGACCAGACTGATCCTGGAGCGACTGCCGCGAATCTCTTTTTTCCTAGATTTTCAATTATCTCACCAATTTTAATTTCTGCAGCACTCCCGGTATTAATAAATGGCAGCACCTTCCATTTTTCACCGGATGTATCATAACCAATTAAATCAAGGTTGCGCGCTACTTCATGTTTAGAAGAGAAATACTTTATTCTTCTCTTGTAAAAAAAGCTGCAGCTTGCAATATCAAATCCGGAGCTGTTTTTTACACCTGAAAACATGACAAGAATTGAGGATCTAAACGATCGATGCGGGGAATAGATTTGTGTAAATTTTTGTTCATTAATTTGTTTAATCAATTTAATATAACTCAAAAACGATTTTTGTTCTCCTCTCTTGTCATAAACAATCGTTTCGTCAACAGATGGTGAATGCTCAAACAATTCTTTGGTGGAAAGAATGCAAAGTACTTTTAGAATCGAGGCTGGGAATTTTTCTTTTAATTTTTGAATCATTGGCAAAGTTAAAACCGCGTCGCCAAGAAATGCTGTCTGAATGATAAGAATTTTTTCTTGCACTAATATTTCCAAATTTTATGCATCCAAAAATATTGGTCCGGATTTTTTCTGATATGTTTTTCTAAGAATGAAATGTATTGCTGGGTTAGTACTCTAACTTTTTCTCCGTTTTCTTCCGGAAGATTATCACATTTCAACTCTTCCAGATGCATTTTGTATGAATAATCCTTTTGACGTTCAAATGCAGTCATAATAACCGGGCAATTTGTTTTTATTGCAATGCTTGCTGCGCCGGTGTAGAGAGCTGTAGATCGTCCGAAGAAACTGAATCTAGGTCCTTCATAATGACCTCTCTGATCGCCCGCAATTCCAATGATCCCGCCGCTTTTAATAGTTTCATATATTTTTCTAATAGAAATACCTGAAAGAATAATTTTATTGCCAAATTTTGCTCTTGCGCGCATTACATAATCAGAAACGCCAGGATTGCTCTGCGGTTGAGCCAAAAGACTTACTTCTCTGTCGAATTTTAATGAAAGAGACGACATACAATATTCCCAACCTCCGAAATGGCCAGTAAGAATGATTGCTGCTTTATTTGTTCCAATAATTTTTTGAATAGCTTCAAGATTTTCAATTACAATTGATGATTGAACCTCTTCTTCTTTCATCGAAGGAAGATACATCAGCTCGAAAAAAGTGATAAGAATATTTTGATAAGTATGGCGCGCAAGTTTTCTAATTTCGGAATTGGATTTTTGCGGTAGTGCTGTTTTCAAATTACTTATTACAATCTTTTTCCTTAAAGGAATCAGATAATATAGGACATAAGCAAGATATCTTGTACTTCGCCTAGTTCTGTTTAATCCAATTAACTTAAATAGATTAGCAAAAGAATTGAAAATGAAAAATTCAATTTTATGTTTTGTTCGCATCAGTAATTATTGAGTGCTTATTCTTCTCATCCAATTCTCATCATGTAATTCATCACGTTTTGTGGAATGGAGCAATTCATAATTTCCAAAACCGGTTAAATCTCCAAAGACAAAGGATGTACCACCTTCTATTTGATTGTAAAACCAAATTTCATAAGGTTTTAAATTTGGTTCATTAGGGAAATAATCTTTTTGATCGGGTTCGCCGTATAGAAGAACTACTCTGCCTCTATCTGTTAAATAACCTTCTTTGTTCATTCTTGTAAAATTATTATTTGCATAAGCAACTCTCTTCTCATATTCTTCCTTAAATTCATTTTTGGGTGTTTCGGGATTTTCATCTCTATTTTTCCAAAAATTAAAAAGGAATTCTCTTTTGGCGTCCAAAGAACCGAGATTCTTGTATTGGTCTATTTCTCTCTGAGTTGCAAGGTACTTTGCCTGATTAAAATTGTTGTTACATTCATCAATATTATACATACCAAATTCGCTGTTTATCACTCCAGTATTTAAATATGTTGTACTGGTCGAATCAACGACATTAGGATTATATAAATAGAAACGCTTAGTTGATAGAAATGCTTGTTTGGAAATTGGATCAATTAAACTTACCTCAAAATAATATGAATCTGTTGGAAACTTCGACAAATTAACTACCCCATATTCTACAACTGCTTCTTTTTGCTGCTGAATTGTTTTTGTACTTTTATAAAGTGGTTTGCCTGAGCTATTATAAAGTGTTTTTTGAAAAGAGAAATCGGCTTTTTCATCATGTAATTTTAGATTGTACAATTCCATATAGAAAAACATTGCCGGGAAAAGATTGGAATAAATCATAGTTGGATTCGGAATTACTTCGAGAGAATTTTTATAATAAAGAGATTTTTGATCGGCATCATCTTTTTTAATTTGCCGTGCGAGTTCAATATCACTCAGTGAAAATTTATCCTTTTTAATAGGTTGGACAACAACGTTTTCAGTAATAGTTTTTTGCATGGCAGGGTTTTTTAAATCATGAATCGTCAGCACAAGAGAATATTTTCCTTCGGGTACAACAAATCCCAAGACATCATTTATGCTTTCTCTCGCTTTTTTATTGGTGTCAACAATAGCTTGAATTTTCCAATCCTTGTTAATCGAGAATTCATTGGTTGCATTATTTTTTAATTCAAGATGAACAACCGCTTCAATGAGTCCTCCTTTGTCAGTTGGGGTGATTTGCATTCCTTTCGAATTAAGTTCGTAATAAAATTCAATGTACACAGAAGAAGAATCGTAGTTAAAACGTGCATAATCAAATTCAAAATTCAGGTCGGTTTGGTTTTGAGCCGATACAAATGATGTTAATAAAAGAATAAAAGAAAGAAATATTGTAAACTTCTTCATAAAATTTAATCCTCTTGAATTATCTTGTAATTATTTTGGAATCTATTTACACATTAGCGGTTTTATTATCAACCCATATTAATTATCACCGAATCAAAAATACAAACATGCTTATCGGCAGGCAAGAAGAACATTTTTAAAATAAAAAACCCCGGCAATTGCCGGGGTTTGAAGATTTCAAAGAATAAATATCTTAGAAACCAAATTGAAGAGAGATTACATGGTTATTATCGAAGAATTTAGTTTGTCTAAATGCATAATCTAACTTCATCGCAGTTCCACCTACATCATACTTAACACCAATACCGGCTGTAATACCATATATGTTATAATCGGTATTATCAGCAAAACTCGGTGTAAATGCATAACCGCCACGAATAAAGAACATATTGTTCAGATTATATTCTAAGCCGACTCTATATTCATCTGCGTAGTAGTTACTGTTTTGATAATCACCTTCAAGTTGAAATGAATTAGATGAATTAATATTGTAATTGTAGCTAAGACCTATTTCGAGTGTTGATGGTAAATCAAATGCTGCTGCAGTCATTTTATAAGTAGCTTCTCCTCTTTCAAGACCAGCAGGAGTTGCGTTCAAATATAAACCAGATCCATCGTATCTCATTTGAGGACCAAAGTTCTTTAATGCAATAGCAAGATTGAATCCATTAATATTCGCTAGGTTTCGGTATGTAACACCAAAATTAAACCCCAAAGCATTTGAGCTAACAAGATCTAATGTTTCCGAGATATAATTCATTGTTACACCTACTGAGATTCTATCACTTAACAATCTCGAGTATGTTACACCTAAGGTCATAAAAGTAGGCTTGAATGACTGCCCGTTTCCATCTGGATTATCAACTGTAGTAATATTTATGGTACCAACTGATAACGATTTTAGAGTAAAAGCAAGTGAACCAAAACCTTCCAGAGTCGTTGATACTCCAAAATATGTAACTCCGATATCTGCAATATGTGACATATAAGAAAACATAACATCAGTCCCACCACCCATAGCAAGGTTGGCAGGATTCCAATAGAGTGCTTCTAAACCGGAAGAACCGGATACTGTAGAACCACCCATTGCAATTCCCCTAGCACCAACAGGTATCAAGAGCTGTGAGGCAGCGCCTGTACCATTTCTAACACCGCCATCTGCAAATACGGTGCTGGCAGCAAGAATCAGCAAAAATAATTTTAAATATATTTTTTTCATTTTTTTTTCTCCCATCTTTTAGAAGTGGTCAAGAATCTGTTGTTCT
Coding sequences within:
- the atpH gene encoding ATP synthase F1 subunit delta, producing the protein MSVFRISYRYANSLMLLAVEKNIFQKISDDADLIFNTFNASKELRAVLKSPVVKSTDKKALLEKIFQNKINGETQSFINFVVEKNREDILFDIFKEFLVLVDKKNGVVKAKVVSAIDLNDQIKQKMVGDLEKKTNKKISANYHVDPNLIGGFIVRIEDTVYDASVKNQLNLLRKKFSQEIKISNN
- the atpF gene encoding F0F1 ATP synthase subunit B encodes the protein MNTISFLLLFIFSEGGEKSGSPLDVNPGVILWTVVTFVLLLLILKKIAWKPILNSLSERENFIKDSLEKADKAQKDAEKLLAENKVNLSKAEDDANKIIEQGREMAEKLKVQILEESKAQARKMILDATGEIERKNSEAFNNLKGQVADIAVNAAEKIIRETLDKDKQVKLVNKYLDDLKN
- the atpE gene encoding ATP synthase F0 subunit C → MEFAYLAAGFGAALTVIGGAFGIGKLASSAMEASGRQPEAAGDIRTSMIIAAALIEGISLFALVICILLALK
- the atpB gene encoding F0F1 ATP synthase subunit A, with translation MWVYNPNTVADTIKTALEVREKQDTGWIMHHVLDSRELDFTPFGIVHLPEIHLFGIDISITKHVFFMWLAFVILVVTFFYVAKTYKKSLVPRGVTNLTEVLIVFVRDEIVKPTIGKGYERFLPYLLTVFFFILTCNFLGLIPYGSTATSNIAVTATLAVISFVVIQAGGMMKNGVFGYLKGLVPHGIPIWLLPIMIPVELLGLFTKPFALAVRLFANMTAGHIVILSLLGLIFILHTYFVAPVSVSFTLFIFFLEILVALIQAYIFTMLSSLFIGMAVHQEH
- a CDS encoding AtpZ/AtpI family protein — its product is MSIEQKSTEKISQSFKNVGPYLGLGTQLAASIIFMFFLGRWLDEKFNSTPLMILICSFIGGFAGIYNFIHTVLQLNQKKKIDRKK
- a CDS encoding polymer-forming cytoskeletal protein, with protein sequence MANKRDSITEDVSIISSGVKIDGNLYSDGNVRIDGSIKGNISVSGNLTIGDVSEIYGEVKAKNITMSGKVLGKINSLEKLKLESKAYLKGDLITKFLIIEEGAHFEGFSSMNNGVSSEPKEE
- a CDS encoding M23 family metallopeptidase; the encoded protein is MKWFNLENLRNSSFHITPNLPIITTQRYKYSIIRLVAYLGVYTILSWLVLIFILSITPLKDFLFVIDNNELKTQREKIQLLQNSVETLTAQLQNIASTNERMKFAMMLAQKDSVKSNDALYDSLRKPINKKIKIGGDIFSAFNDLMNKIFQVAEKSNPLIFIEPVNGIITTEFMPDKGHMGIDYGLKSGNPVYASAGGLITFSDYTISGGYTIIIQHDQNYISIYRHCSSLLKKVRDYVSQGELIALSGDSGKNTTGPHLHFEIWQNGKPVDPQKILLK
- a CDS encoding glycosyltransferase family 9 protein encodes the protein MQEKILIIQTAFLGDAVLTLPMIQKLKEKFPASILKVLCILSTKELFEHSPSVDETIVYDKRGEQKSFLSYIKLIKQINEQKFTQIYSPHRSFRSSILVMFSGVKNSSGFDIASCSFFYKRRIKYFSSKHEVARNLDLIGYDTSGEKWKVLPFINTGSAAEIKIGEIIENLGKKRFAAVAPGSVWSTKIYPQEYFLDAINYLVNQNYDVYLVGGSADKRLCNNLANNYKAGVHSLAGKLTVIESIALLKKCALLISNDSAPTHLGMIADIPTITIYCSTVPEFGFYPYNRKSKSLSLDGLDCKPCGIHGHMECPIKTFDCGKKLLPDVLIASIKEFILH
- a CDS encoding lysophospholipid acyltransferase family protein, with product MRTKHKIEFFIFNSFANLFKLIGLNRTRRSTRYLAYVLYYLIPLRKKIVISNLKTALPQKSNSEIRKLARHTYQNILITFFELMYLPSMKEEEVQSSIVIENLEAIQKIIGTNKAAIILTGHFGGWEYCMSSLSLKFDREVSLLAQPQSNPGVSDYVMRARAKFGNKIILSGISIRKIYETIKSGGIIGIAGDQRGHYEGPRFSFFGRSTALYTGAASIAIKTNCPVIMTAFERQKDYSYKMHLEELKCDNLPEENGEKVRVLTQQYISFLEKHIRKNPDQYFWMHKIWKY
- a CDS encoding GWxTD domain-containing protein; translated protein: MKKFTIFLSFILLLTSFVSAQNQTDLNFEFDYARFNYDSSSVYIEFYYELNSKGMQITPTDKGGLIEAVVHLELKNNATNEFSINKDWKIQAIVDTNKKARESINDVLGFVVPEGKYSLVLTIHDLKNPAMQKTITENVVVQPIKKDKFSLSDIELARQIKKDDADQKSLYYKNSLEVIPNPTMIYSNLFPAMFFYMELYNLKLHDEKADFSFQKTLYNSSGKPLYKSTKTIQQQKEAVVEYGVVNLSKFPTDSYYFEVSLIDPISKQAFLSTKRFYLYNPNVVDSTSTTYLNTGVINSEFGMYNIDECNNNFNQAKYLATQREIDQYKNLGSLDAKREFLFNFWKNRDENPETPKNEFKEEYEKRVAYANNNFTRMNKEGYLTDRGRVVLLYGEPDQKDYFPNEPNLKPYEIWFYNQIEGGTSFVFGDLTGFGNYELLHSTKRDELHDENWMRRISTQ
- a CDS encoding PorV/PorQ family protein, coding for MKKIYLKLFLLILAASTVFADGGVRNGTGAASQLLIPVGARGIAMGGSTVSGSSGLEALYWNPANLAMGGGTDVMFSYMSHIADIGVTYFGVSTTLEGFGSLAFTLKSLSVGTINITTVDNPDGNGQSFKPTFMTLGVTYSRLLSDRISVGVTMNYISETLDLVSSNALGFNFGVTYRNLANINGFNLAIALKNFGPQMRYDGSGLYLNATPAGLERGEATYKMTAAAFDLPSTLEIGLSYNYNINSSNSFQLEGDYQNSNYYADEYRVGLEYNLNNMFFIRGGYAFTPSFADNTDYNIYGITAGIGVKYDVGGTAMKLDYAFRQTKFFDNNHVISLQFGF